The following proteins are encoded in a genomic region of Stutzerimonas stutzeri:
- a CDS encoding lytic transglycosylase domain-containing protein, giving the protein MPSDSSNCPHPDALAASGRALALAICLAITGCQSTAPRAPTGSEAKAATVQPQETLWLNEKDPVSPVYSDVWDRIRHGFQLQEHLDSNPRIEQQRLLFSSRPKSIEVASERGSPYIHYIVEQLEERNMPLELALLPIIESAYNPFAYSPAQAVGLWQFIPSTGRHFNLQQTSWYDGRRDITASTTAALRYLNYLHGLFNDDWLLALAAYNAGEGTVSRAIERNQKLGLPTDYWNLSLPSETRDYVPKLLALSQMVQDPEAYGLALDPIANEPYFEVVALKQRMDLARVAKMADLDEDELYQLNPAFTRRITLDGPQHLLVPSAKAEMFAANLALMKPQDLVDWQQYKVRPGDTLGAIANRHGLSISIIRDINRLRNDQLQIGQVLSIPQSAGSNPSRELLHAVARSQPAPRSYRVRPGDSLWDIAKAQKVSVRDLQRWNNLSGSSLKVGQALFLQAAGSDRRAKPAPTYYKVKKGDSLYQIARRFNVQIHNLKTWNPRDSAMLKPGQTLTLYIAR; this is encoded by the coding sequence ATGCCGTCTGACTCCTCGAATTGCCCTCATCCGGACGCCTTGGCAGCCTCCGGCCGGGCCCTGGCGCTGGCGATCTGTCTCGCCATCACGGGCTGCCAAAGCACCGCTCCGCGCGCACCGACAGGCAGCGAGGCCAAGGCGGCGACCGTGCAGCCGCAGGAAACCTTGTGGCTGAACGAGAAGGATCCTGTCAGCCCGGTCTATTCGGATGTCTGGGACCGCATCAGGCACGGGTTTCAGCTTCAGGAGCATCTCGACAGCAACCCACGCATCGAACAACAGCGGCTACTGTTCTCCAGCCGCCCCAAGTCCATCGAAGTAGCCAGCGAGCGCGGTAGCCCCTACATCCATTACATCGTCGAGCAACTGGAAGAGCGCAACATGCCGCTCGAACTGGCGCTGCTCCCGATCATCGAGAGCGCCTACAATCCCTTTGCTTATTCGCCGGCCCAAGCTGTCGGGCTATGGCAGTTCATCCCTTCGACCGGGCGGCATTTCAATCTGCAGCAGACCAGCTGGTACGACGGCAGACGCGATATCACTGCCTCCACCACTGCCGCGCTGCGCTACCTGAACTACCTGCATGGTCTGTTCAACGATGACTGGCTACTGGCGCTGGCGGCGTACAACGCCGGCGAAGGAACCGTCAGCCGCGCAATCGAACGCAACCAGAAGCTCGGGCTGCCTACCGATTACTGGAACCTGTCGCTACCCAGCGAGACGCGCGATTACGTGCCCAAGCTGCTCGCCCTGTCGCAGATGGTCCAGGACCCCGAAGCCTATGGCCTTGCGCTGGACCCGATCGCCAACGAGCCCTACTTCGAAGTCGTAGCCCTCAAGCAGCGTATGGATCTGGCTCGTGTCGCGAAGATGGCGGATCTCGACGAAGATGAGCTCTACCAGTTGAACCCGGCGTTCACGCGCCGCATCACGCTGGACGGCCCACAGCATCTGTTGGTACCGAGCGCGAAAGCCGAGATGTTTGCGGCCAATCTGGCGCTGATGAAACCCCAGGATCTGGTCGACTGGCAGCAATACAAGGTTCGGCCAGGCGATACGCTGGGTGCGATTGCCAATCGACATGGGCTTTCGATCAGCATCATTCGGGACATCAATCGACTTCGAAACGACCAGCTACAGATCGGGCAAGTGCTCAGTATTCCCCAGTCGGCTGGCTCGAACCCTTCCCGCGAATTGCTGCATGCCGTCGCCAGGAGCCAGCCCGCCCCGCGCAGCTACCGGGTTCGTCCGGGTGACAGCCTCTGGGACATTGCCAAAGCACAGAAGGTATCCGTCCGGGATCTGCAACGTTGGAACAACCTCTCCGGCAGCTCGCTGAAGGTGGGCCAAGCGCTGTTCCTGCAGGCCGCCGGTAGCGATCGGCGGGCCAAGCCCGCCCCGACCTATTACAAGGTCAAAAAGGGTGACTCGCTCTACCAGATTGCCAGGCGGTTCAACGTCCAGATTCACAACCTGAAAACCTGGAATCCTCGCGATAGCGCAATGCTCAAGCCCGGGCAAACCCTGACGCTATATATCGCCCGCTGA
- a CDS encoding HDOD domain-containing protein has product MQAWIDRLNQSELPALAAVVQDLQRLTEQEHASVQQLADVLLRDAALTSKVLRVGNSSYYNPSQETIKTISRAIVMIGFDNVRLISLSVSLIDGLLDRAPRQQLQELLARSFHAAVQARNIAGYVLTRHEEEVFIAALLHEVGELAFWGCGGAQADELGEALATSGTDYDQAVEQVLGTSFRQLNLGLIKSWNIGELASFAHGSANLRDPAVRSVSLGVRISTAALNGWGCTEMEGLVRELAEFSGISEADAMQQILASADEAVNVATTFGASRLGKLIPSTDPEQVELQQAQRQAMQLQPDLLVMQQAMQDLGMMAVSRGDVGLILDAMLKGLHQGAGLERVMVTVLADQQRSFRAKRVVGEQTESWLESFVLPVDPTGQAHIFSYVLRQRQALWMGVPASYNLEELVTLPLRRQLGKGMFFVAPLMAGTREIGVLYADSRLSGRALKHEQFVAFQRFTQLAGRCLDALANGRRD; this is encoded by the coding sequence CTGCAGGCGTGGATTGACCGCCTGAACCAGTCCGAGTTGCCCGCGTTGGCGGCTGTCGTGCAGGACCTGCAACGTCTCACGGAACAGGAACACGCGTCCGTTCAACAGTTGGCCGATGTTCTGCTGCGTGATGCCGCGCTCACATCGAAGGTCCTGCGGGTCGGCAATAGCAGCTATTACAACCCGTCGCAGGAAACCATCAAGACCATCTCTCGTGCCATCGTCATGATTGGCTTCGACAATGTGCGCCTGATCAGTTTGTCGGTCAGTCTGATCGACGGGCTGCTCGACAGGGCGCCGCGTCAGCAACTGCAGGAGCTGTTGGCGCGTTCGTTCCACGCGGCCGTGCAGGCGCGCAACATCGCGGGCTATGTACTGACCCGGCACGAAGAGGAAGTCTTCATTGCCGCGCTGTTGCACGAAGTGGGTGAACTGGCCTTCTGGGGTTGTGGCGGTGCGCAAGCCGATGAGCTGGGTGAGGCGTTGGCGACCAGCGGTACCGATTATGATCAGGCGGTCGAGCAGGTGCTCGGTACCAGTTTCCGTCAGCTGAATCTCGGTTTGATCAAAAGCTGGAACATTGGCGAGCTCGCCAGCTTTGCTCATGGCTCGGCCAATCTGCGCGACCCCGCTGTACGCTCGGTGAGCCTTGGGGTCCGTATCAGCACTGCGGCGCTTAACGGGTGGGGCTGCACGGAGATGGAGGGCTTGGTCAGGGAGCTGGCCGAGTTCAGCGGGATCTCCGAAGCCGACGCCATGCAGCAGATTCTGGCCAGCGCTGACGAGGCGGTCAACGTGGCGACCACGTTCGGCGCCAGCCGGCTGGGCAAGCTCATTCCCTCGACCGATCCCGAACAGGTCGAGTTGCAGCAGGCGCAGCGTCAGGCGATGCAGTTGCAGCCCGACCTGCTGGTGATGCAGCAGGCCATGCAGGACCTCGGGATGATGGCCGTCAGCCGTGGCGATGTCGGCCTGATTCTCGACGCGATGCTCAAAGGCCTGCATCAGGGGGCAGGTCTCGAGCGCGTCATGGTGACGGTGCTTGCCGACCAGCAACGCTCATTTCGTGCCAAGCGTGTGGTCGGCGAGCAGACCGAATCCTGGCTGGAGAGCTTCGTTCTGCCGGTTGATCCGACCGGCCAGGCGCATATCTTCAGCTATGTGCTGCGCCAGCGTCAGGCATTGTGGATGGGCGTTCCGGCGAGCTACAACCTCGAAGAACTGGTGACGCTGCCGCTTCGCCGGCAGCTGGGTAAAGGCATGTTCTTCGTTGCTCCGCTGATGGCCGGGACGCGGGAGATCGGAGTGCTGTATGCCGATAGTCGGCTATCCGGCCGGGCCCTGAAGCACGAGCAGTTCGTGGCTTTTCAGCGCTTTACCCAACTGGCCGGACGTTGCCTCGATGCCCTGGCAAACGGCCGGCGAGATTGA